The sequence below is a genomic window from Sorangiineae bacterium MSr12523.
CGAGCTCCGGCTGTTTCGTGCGCGCGACGTGGTGCTCGGCGTGGGCACCGAGCCCTCGATGCCCCCGTCCCTCGAGGGCCTCCCTCCGGACAAGGTCCTGCACACGGCCGATTACCTTCGGAGCGGAGAGCGCATCGACGGCGCGAAGCACGTGACCGTCGTGGGCTCCGGGCAGTCGGGCGCGGAGGCGGCACTCGATCTACTCCGCCGGAACCTCACGGGCGGCCCCGCCATGAGCTGGCTCACGCGCACCGTATCGTTCGCGCCGCTCGACTACACGAAGCTCGTGCTCGAGATGACGACGCCTGCGTACATCGACCACTTCCACGGGCTCCCCCAAGAGAAGCGGGATCGTCTGCTCGCCGAGCAATGGCGTCATTATAAAGGCATCTCCACTGCGACCTTGGAGCTCATTCACGACGCGCTCTACCGGCGCGACCTCGAAGAAGGGCTCGCGCCCGTCGAGCTCCGATGCAGCGTCACCGTCGAGGGGGCGGCGCTCGCGAGCAACGGCCGTGTCGCGTTGTCATGCCGCGATCGGGACTCGGACCGCGTCTTCGAGCACGAGACGGATCTCGTCGTCGCCGCCACCGGCTACGTCCCGAGGAGGCCCGCGTTCCTCGAGCCCATGGAGCACCTCGTACGGCGCGACGAGAAGAAGCGCTACATCGTGCGCCGCGATCACTCGGTGGAGCTCGACGAATCGGTCTCCGGGCGCGTCTTCGTCTCCAACGCCGATTTGCATAGCCACGGCGCCGCCGCACCCGATTTGGGGATAGGCGCTTATCGCAACGCCATCATTCTGAACACCGTCGCAGGACGCGAGTTGTATCGCCTCCCCCGACACACGGCCTACACCACCTTTTGAGGAAGCACACGAAGCGCCGAATCGAATCGGCACGTGCGTGGACGGCTTTTTTCCCTGGCTCTTCTCATCACCAGCGAGGACTTGATATGGCATCGACCGTTTTTTTCTTTGGTGGACAAGGGGCATACCAACCTGGAATGTTCAAACGCTTCGCGCGTTCATCGCGGCTCGAGGACGCCCTGGCAACAATCGACTCCGTCGCTACCGAGTTTGGCCACCCGGGTGTCAGGCAAGCCCTGTTCGATCCAGAGGCTCCCAAGGCCGCCGAGCTGGCGCGTACCGATCCTTTTGCGCTGCAATTGACGGTGTTTGCCGCCGCCGTGGGGAGCTTTTGTCGCCTCCACGACGCGGAGCGAGACGCCGTGCTCGCTGGGCATAGCTTGGGGGAGTTGGCTGCGTTGACCGTGGCGGGGGGCTTTGGCCTCGCCGACGGGGCGCGGCTCGTGTGCCTGCGATCGGAGGCCCTGCAAAATGCCGAGCTCCCACCCGGCGGCATGCTCGCCGTGGAGCTTTCCGAGCGGCGGGCTGCGCACCTCGTGGGGACGATCGGCAATCGTCACCTGGGTGTTGCCGTCGTCAACGCCCCCCGATGGTCGGTTCTCTCGGGGCCTCTCGAGGCGTTGAACGAGGCGCAACGGCTTTGTGAGGCGATGTCCATTCGCACGCGCACGTTGCCGTCTCCTTATGCATTCCACAGCCCTGCGCTCGCCGTGGCCGCGGAGGCGTTTGCCTCGTCTGCGTCTCGCATCCGTCAGCGACCTTTGCGCCACGTCGTGTACTCTCCATTGCTCGGGGACTACGTCACCGACACGACGGACTGCGTCGACCTTCTGGTGAAGCACCTCACGACCAAGGTGGACTTCCTTGGCGCCGTACGGTCGCTCCATACCGAAGGGATGGGGGCTTTCGTCGAATGTGGGCGCAGCGGCCTCGCTTCGCTCGTGCGGGCGAGTGTGCCCGATGTGACGGAAGTGGCGGAGGTGGCGGAGGTGGCACCGCTCATGGTCGTCCCCACGCCCACGGCGCCTCCAACGGTGCAGTCCGTTGCTTTGAAGCTGCGGCAACTGTACGCGGCCTCCTTGGGTTTCCCCGAAGAGGCGATCTCCGTCGACGCCGATCTCGAGGCGGATCTGGGGATCGATTCGCTCAAGCGCACGGAGATGCTGGCCAAGGTGCGCGCGCACTTCGCGTTGCCCGAGAATGTGAACGATGGACAGCTGCATGCGCACACGACGCTCTCCCAGCTCGGGGCGCTGGTCGTGGAGGCCATGGGAGGCGTCACGGACGCTCCCAAGCCTATCTCGAGCGAGGTTCGGGTCGTCGCCCCAACGCATCGTTCGGACACGGGGGCCGTGCTCTCGCAGCTTCGGGAGCTCTACGCGTCGCACCTCGGGTTTCCCGTGGAGGCGGTCCTCGCGGATACGGATCTCGAGGCGGATCTGGGCATCGACTCCCTCAAGCGCACCGAGATGATCGGCAAAGTCGGCTCGATCTTCGAGCTGCAGGACGCCACGAACCAGGGCCGCTTTTTTGCTCATAACACGCTCCGTGAGCTCGCCGGGATGATCTCGGAATCCTTGGCTTCGACCGCTTCGTTCGCAGGAGGTCGGTCATGAACCGTATCGTTTCCATCTTTGGCGAAGCGACGCTCGCCGAACGCATGGCCGCTGCCTTCCCTGCGGATCGTGTGGTGCGTGGACCATCGCCGCAGGCGGAGGTCGTGGTGGTGGCCTTGGGGAAGGCGATGCCGTTCGTACCCGAGGATGTTCAGGCGGCTTGGAGCCGTGTGCATCCGGCGCCGCGGAGCGTCGTGCTCGTGCGATCCGTGGCGAGCGATGAGCGAGACGGCGCCTTGGCGGCGTTGCGCGAGGCCGTCGCGCGAGCGCGGAGCCGCGTATGCGTCAACGCCTTGGCGATCGTGGGGATCGACGAGGTCAAGGACGCTTGGTTGGAGGCGTTGCGGTACCTCGCAGGGCACGCGGCACCATGGACGACGGGGCAATGCTTGGTCGTGGATGGCGCTTTGGCTCGGGCCTCGAAGGCGCCCGTCTCGTTCCCCACAGCGCAGGCCGACGACGTGGTCGTCGTCGGCATGGGGCTCGCGGTGCCTGGCGCGAGCTCGCCCCAAGCTTTTTGGGAACTGCTGCGGCAAGGGATGCCCGTGTTTGGCGAGCCCGGGGCGAGATGGGACATCCAAGACGTCTGGTCCCCCGATCCGCAGACGCCCGATCGCACCTATTCGCGGGTATCGGGGTTCATGAAGGCATTTCAACCCCACCCGTCGCTCCATGGAAAAGAGAAAGAGCCCCACGAGCTCACGGCATTCTGGCTGCGTCATTGCATCGCGCAAGCGTCGGAGTCCGTATCGATCCGCCCCCACGATCGGCACGTGCTGGCCGTGGGGCTGACGGTGGACGGGAGTCATCACCTCGAACAGAGCCTCGTGCTCCGTGAGGTGCGCCGGCACCTGCCCCACCGCGACGAGGCATTGGATGCGCGACTACGCGAGCTCTATCCCTTGGCCGTGGACGAGCCGGCGCAGGTCCTGCCCTACAGCATCGCGCGCCAAGCCGCCGTCGATCTCCCCTCGGACACCGAAATCGTGGTGCTCGACACCGCGTGCTCGTCGGCCCTCTACGGCATCGACGTCGGCGTAAGAGCATTGCGCGCGGGCGAGGCCGACGTGGCGCTCTGCGGCGGTGCCTTTGCGCTCAGCATCAACAACCTCGTGCTCTTCTCCAAATTGCGAGGGTTGTCGCGCTCGGGGGCGGTGCGACCGCTCGATGGCGCCGCCGACGGGGTGCTCTTCAGCGACGGCGCTGCCCTCCTCGCGTTGAAAACTTACGCGCGGGCGTCGGCGGACGGCGATCGGATCCTCGGCTTCATCACCGGGTTCGGCGGCTCGTCGGATGGTCGAGGAAAGGCCATCTACGCCCCGAACCCCGCCGGTCAGCGCATCGCGCTGCGCCGGGCATGGTCGGCGGCCCACGTGACACCCGACGACGTCGATTGGGTCATCGCGCACGCTACGGGAACGCCCACGGGCGATCGCACGGAGCTGTCCGTGCTCGCCGCCTTCCGTGGCGAGCGTGAGGAGAGCCAAGGTAAGGTGTGGACCGTCAGCTCGAACAAGGGGATTTTCGGCCACACGGGGTGGGCTGCGGGCGCCGTCTCCGCGGTGCACGCGCTCATGGCGCTGCAGCACGGGATCATCCCCGCGCAGGCGGGCTTCGAGGAGCTCCCCAAGGGGCTCGACGCGACGGGCTTCACGGTGCCCCGCACGGACATCCCTTGGCCGGCGCAGGAGCAGAAGTCGCGCACCGTGGGCGTGTCGGCCATGGGCTTCGGCGGCACCAATGCACACTTGGTGATCTCCGACGCGCCACCGCGCCGTGCGTCGTCTCCACGCGCGCTGCCCAACGATCCGATCGTCTGCGTCGCCTGGTCCGCCCATTTGCCTGGAGAGCCGGGGAACGACGCCGTCGAGCAGTGGCTCTCGGGGGCGAAGCCCGCGTGGCCCGCGGCATTCGGAGAGCACTATCCCATGCCTTCCGCCGTGCACCTGCGGCTCGCGCCGACCGCCATCGAAGCCATGGATCGAAGCCAATTGATGGCCGTGCGGTGCGCGGACATGCTGACCGAAAAGCGCCCGCTCGCGCCCGAGTGGACCGATCGCTGCGGCGTATTCGTGGGGCACTCGGGCGCGACCCGGGCCGCGGTGCGCCACGATATGCGCTGCTACCTCGCCGGACTGGCGACGCACCTCGGGGCGGCGATTCCGGAGTTCGAGCAGCGGCTCACGGCGCCGATCCAACAGGCCATCCCTGCAGCGAAGGAGGACTCGTATCCAGGCATCATGCCGAACATCATCGCGGCTCGAATCGCTCAGCGCTTGGATCTGCATGGCCCGAACATGACCTTGGATGCGGGGCTCGACTCCTTCGCGTCGGCGTTGCTCACGTCTGCGCGTAGCTTGCGCGACCGAGAGATCGATGTCGCGTTGGCCCTCGGCGTGAGCGCGGCCGCGGAGCATGCCAAGGTCCACGAAGGCCGCGAGTCGGCCGAAGCGGCCGTCGGCGTGATGCTCACCCGGGAGTCGTTCGCGCGGGAGCATGCGTTGCCGATCCTGGCCCGGGTGGATCTGGATCGCGCCGCGCAGGGCAAGAGCACCAGGCGGGCCAGTGTCTCGGATCCGCGCGTCTACCACGGCGCCGAAGGTGCCGTCGCGTTCTTGCGCGCGATGCACGATCCCCACCGAGCTTCGACGCTCTTGCCCTGGGAGGACGCGCACACGCCCGCCATCGTCATCACGCCCGCGGCGAGCGTCATCAAGCTGAATGGGCCGTCGCTCGCGCAGGTGATGCAGCGCTACCAATTGGCCTTGCGTCC
It includes:
- a CDS encoding SidA/IucD/PvdA family monooxygenase; this encodes MNRPFTETRPIDIDVVAVGCGPFNLGLAALASHVEGPSLVVLESEAELCWHRGMMFDDAMLQVNFLADLVSLIEPRHPLSFLSYLHDNDRLYPFYIRQAFHSTRKEYEHYLRWAAAKLPSIQFSHRVEKIAWHPREERFVVHALHGGELRLFRARDVVLGVGTEPSMPPSLEGLPPDKVLHTADYLRSGERIDGAKHVTVVGSGQSGAEAALDLLRRNLTGGPAMSWLTRTVSFAPLDYTKLVLEMTTPAYIDHFHGLPQEKRDRLLAEQWRHYKGISTATLELIHDALYRRDLEEGLAPVELRCSVTVEGAALASNGRVALSCRDRDSDRVFEHETDLVVAATGYVPRRPAFLEPMEHLVRRDEKKRYIVRRDHSVELDESVSGRVFVSNADLHSHGAAAPDLGIGAYRNAIILNTVAGRELYRLPRHTAYTTF
- a CDS encoding acyltransferase domain-containing protein, whose product is MFKRFARSSRLEDALATIDSVATEFGHPGVRQALFDPEAPKAAELARTDPFALQLTVFAAAVGSFCRLHDAERDAVLAGHSLGELAALTVAGGFGLADGARLVCLRSEALQNAELPPGGMLAVELSERRAAHLVGTIGNRHLGVAVVNAPRWSVLSGPLEALNEAQRLCEAMSIRTRTLPSPYAFHSPALAVAAEAFASSASRIRQRPLRHVVYSPLLGDYVTDTTDCVDLLVKHLTTKVDFLGAVRSLHTEGMGAFVECGRSGLASLVRASVPDVTEVAEVAEVAPLMVVPTPTAPPTVQSVALKLRQLYAASLGFPEEAISVDADLEADLGIDSLKRTEMLAKVRAHFALPENVNDGQLHAHTTLSQLGALVVEAMGGVTDAPKPISSEVRVVAPTHRSDTGAVLSQLRELYASHLGFPVEAVLADTDLEADLGIDSLKRTEMIGKVGSIFELQDATNQGRFFAHNTLRELAGMISESLASTASFAGGRS
- a CDS encoding SDR family oxidoreductase; protein product: MNRIVSIFGEATLAERMAAAFPADRVVRGPSPQAEVVVVALGKAMPFVPEDVQAAWSRVHPAPRSVVLVRSVASDERDGALAALREAVARARSRVCVNALAIVGIDEVKDAWLEALRYLAGHAAPWTTGQCLVVDGALARASKAPVSFPTAQADDVVVVGMGLAVPGASSPQAFWELLRQGMPVFGEPGARWDIQDVWSPDPQTPDRTYSRVSGFMKAFQPHPSLHGKEKEPHELTAFWLRHCIAQASESVSIRPHDRHVLAVGLTVDGSHHLEQSLVLREVRRHLPHRDEALDARLRELYPLAVDEPAQVLPYSIARQAAVDLPSDTEIVVLDTACSSALYGIDVGVRALRAGEADVALCGGAFALSINNLVLFSKLRGLSRSGAVRPLDGAADGVLFSDGAALLALKTYARASADGDRILGFITGFGGSSDGRGKAIYAPNPAGQRIALRRAWSAAHVTPDDVDWVIAHATGTPTGDRTELSVLAAFRGEREESQGKVWTVSSNKGIFGHTGWAAGAVSAVHALMALQHGIIPAQAGFEELPKGLDATGFTVPRTDIPWPAQEQKSRTVGVSAMGFGGTNAHLVISDAPPRRASSPRALPNDPIVCVAWSAHLPGEPGNDAVEQWLSGAKPAWPAAFGEHYPMPSAVHLRLAPTAIEAMDRSQLMAVRCADMLTEKRPLAPEWTDRCGVFVGHSGATRAAVRHDMRCYLAGLATHLGAAIPEFEQRLTAPIQQAIPAAKEDSYPGIMPNIIAARIAQRLDLHGPNMTLDAGLDSFASALLTSARSLRDREIDVALALGVSAAAEHAKVHEGRESAEAAVGVMLTRESFAREHALPILARVDLDRAAQGKSTRRASVSDPRVYHGAEGAVAFLRAMHDPHRASTLLPWEDAHTPAIVITPAASVIKLNGPSLAQVMQRYQLALRPAPARTVRGASAAIPPNSVVICDDFAVLPRGAMPESCLCVRLGTGSVAEQVAASGQTFRHVRIVLSGTAASDEVGFQRVLAVNDAAFGAAQACAAALQEGGSMGMLLLDAFAGDVPRPAVGLFGGMARSLERELLGAHIFVLATDTRDMSQGLSELTEESALHRYLPIAYRQGGRRLELRLEPTAPAADEARGLGIDEPVVVASGGARGLTATLVRELLSGSRPRAVWLLGTGPALASDAPTSVPTKAQAIREWMQQSPNEKPAALNRRYETAVRDAERARTIQEMQRRWGPDRVHYRTCDVQDAEAVHRVIDEIVATHGRVDVVVHGAGLVRSAALARKSLADYRFVRDVKVLGDRYLRSALAKHSQPSNPMPSLWCSLSSVGAILGMRGEADYDAGNEYIQLAAANARAEGRDEVALMSGLWVESGLAAKYVTGDPLKSGLADYTQLTDAQGTEFFRTELAGRRPSGLGTTWLGEREWTALHVKAPGLREASIASSAMQNAASARHVAPPSVFLPEQPESREGDGRKATWRFQLGLDRHPWLLHHLVDERPTVPGTFLMAMAVEAANRLAPRQIPVRITDLVLSRFLRAPLSHWPRPIVITASQEAQEAGCVHVTIASPPQGAVPSQEYTRMKVWFAEARAPRERLPSAPQPTQTIEVPDVYRLNGPVSLSGVFANMGRVSLHEDGGSASLALPPIDAPLDGLPIPSIALDALLRTVILDGRRPASLALVVPTAIALVELLELGSDKAWREHWGDGVTLRHWSGSAGGQCAAIAPNGTVLLRMSGISTAVRATYEREQKRWTRPMLRSSA